From bacterium, a single genomic window includes:
- a CDS encoding ImmA/IrrE family metallo-endopeptidase → MNRDEIAREVNRLLSESNVQEEPIPVFEVARAVGTTLRIGPLPSELSGFLLREGESTIIGVNNLHPRTRQNFTVAHELGHLRLHPNSSFVDRKLSFYARDSRSGKAVDEREIDANRFAAALLMPEKLLRPYIHAKNVDLGDEHLLESIARKFGVSTQALTYRLINLGVTK, encoded by the coding sequence ATGAATCGCGATGAAATCGCGCGCGAAGTAAACCGCCTGCTGTCCGAGTCGAACGTCCAAGAAGAGCCTATACCCGTATTCGAGGTGGCACGTGCCGTTGGGACAACGCTACGGATCGGCCCACTCCCTTCAGAACTCAGCGGCTTTCTGCTTCGCGAGGGAGAATCCACCATCATTGGGGTTAACAACCTGCATCCGAGGACCCGACAGAACTTCACAGTCGCCCATGAGCTCGGCCACCTGCGTCTCCACCCAAACAGTAGTTTCGTTGATCGCAAGCTATCCTTCTACGCCCGCGACAGCCGATCCGGCAAAGCTGTTGACGAACGTGAAATCGACGCCAATAGGTTCGCCGCTGCCCTCCTCATGCCTGAGAAACTCTTACGACCATACATACATGCCAAGAACGTCGATCTCGGCGATGAACACTTGCTGGAATCGATCGCCCGAAAGTTCGGGGTGTCTACCCAAGCCCTTACGTATCGGCTCATTAACCTCGGCGTGACGAAATAG
- a CDS encoding ThiF family adenylyltransferase: MNYSVAMTEGVNAVLLEHLARQDGDEDLCFALWRPSYGRTRTTALLYKVILPEIGDRAVHGNASFNPSYVERVLGEGLESGGGIAFLHSHPARGWQGLSRDDVRAERLLAPTVQGATSLPLVGMTVAARDGSWSARVWERKAPKQYRRVWAQSVRVVGVNLKSHFCDKVLKPPIHQPSQARTISAWGSDVQADIARLKFGIVGLGSVGSIIAEALARTGIQRILLLDYQTIEEVNLDRTLHASARDARRVRAKVEVAAKALRRSATACGFRVEAEELSVCEAEGYRSALDCDVIFSCVDRPWARSVLNFIAYAHLIPVIDGGIHVSRTNKGRLRGADWKAHVVGPDQRCLVCLGQYDPGLVAADQRGDFEDPGYLERLPDDHPAKANENVFGFSLGVASLEFMQLLMLTVAPLGLGPRAQSYHLLTGEIETGLTACEPGCFSQEFIASGEMHCPGTGVHAAAEAVRAERAARRHTKGGN, encoded by the coding sequence ATGAACTACTCCGTTGCCATGACCGAAGGGGTCAACGCAGTCCTCCTCGAGCATCTTGCGCGGCAGGATGGAGATGAGGACCTCTGCTTCGCGCTCTGGCGCCCGAGCTACGGGCGCACAAGAACGACGGCACTGCTCTACAAAGTAATCTTGCCCGAAATTGGCGATCGCGCCGTCCACGGAAACGCGTCATTCAACCCGTCGTACGTTGAGCGCGTCCTCGGCGAGGGCCTCGAGTCCGGCGGCGGGATAGCGTTCCTCCACAGCCACCCAGCTCGGGGTTGGCAGGGCTTGAGTCGAGACGACGTTCGTGCTGAGCGACTCCTGGCGCCAACCGTTCAAGGTGCTACCAGCCTGCCCCTCGTCGGCATGACGGTTGCGGCGCGTGACGGTTCGTGGAGTGCTCGGGTGTGGGAGCGCAAGGCCCCTAAGCAGTATCGGCGCGTTTGGGCTCAGAGCGTTCGTGTCGTCGGAGTGAACCTGAAGAGCCACTTCTGCGATAAAGTGCTCAAACCACCGATCCATCAACCAAGCCAAGCCCGAACCATAAGCGCCTGGGGTTCTGACGTGCAGGCGGACATTGCTAGACTCAAGTTCGGGATAGTCGGCCTTGGGAGTGTCGGCAGTATCATCGCAGAGGCACTGGCGAGAACTGGCATTCAGCGTATCCTGCTCCTCGACTATCAAACCATTGAGGAGGTCAACCTCGACCGGACTCTGCACGCATCTGCTCGGGATGCGAGGCGAGTCCGCGCAAAGGTTGAGGTGGCCGCCAAGGCCTTGCGCCGGAGTGCAACCGCCTGCGGCTTCAGAGTAGAAGCGGAGGAGTTGAGCGTATGCGAGGCAGAAGGCTATCGCAGTGCGCTTGATTGCGACGTGATCTTCTCGTGCGTGGATCGTCCCTGGGCGCGAAGTGTACTCAACTTCATCGCCTACGCGCACCTCATCCCGGTCATCGACGGTGGCATCCACGTATCGCGCACCAACAAGGGCAGACTCCGTGGGGCCGATTGGAAGGCCCATGTTGTCGGCCCTGATCAGCGGTGCCTGGTCTGCCTCGGGCAGTATGATCCGGGGTTGGTAGCAGCCGACCAGCGAGGCGACTTCGAGGATCCTGGCTACTTGGAAAGACTGCCGGACGACCATCCGGCCAAGGCCAATGAGAACGTCTTTGGCTTCAGCCTGGGAGTCGCTTCGCTTGAGTTCATGCAGTTGCTGATGCTGACGGTCGCGCCCCTCGGCCTCGGCCCCCGAGCGCAAAGTTACCATCTCCTAACGGGCGAAATCGAAACCGGTCTTACTGCCTGCGAACCCGGGTGCTTCTCGCAGGAGTTCATTGCGAGCGGGGAAATGCATTGTCCCGGCACGGGCGTCCACGCGGCTGCCGAGGCGGTTCGCGCTGAACGAGCAGCCCGACGGCACACGAAAGGGGGCAACTGA
- a CDS encoding DEAD/DEAH box helicase family protein, with product MLNEADTRAKLIDPAIHNCGWTEDLIRREETAGTVEIINGKARRRSRGKVDYVLRVKVSVDTQPVALALIEAKKDTLHPGHGLEQAKGYAECKRLNVRFVFSSNGHQFVEFDSFTGLTSRPTPMGDFPSPANLRARYEKGMGFSLEAPAARPLLQSYPGGEGARRYYQDAAIRAVMEKVAACEASGQPKRALLSLATGSGKTFIAVNLLKRISDAGQLTRALFVCDRDELRKQAVGAFQNVFGADAAEVYRKPDGTNNAKNARIHVATYQTLGVATEDGDASFLTTYYPENYFTHVVIDECHRSAWGKWSQVLTRNRNAVQVGLTATPRQLAETLKRQVQAVNKDPLPHLQRAAEGTENLEKARSADQSVGYEVTRDVLADAEITANNLAYFGEPVYEYDIAQAIEDGYLAACEIQKGRVNLDDTGITQAEIIARNPVDAITGQPVTPAQIDAIYQKTEYEDRVLLPDRVLAMCQDLFDYLLETGGPEQKTIVFCARDRHADDVAACLNNLYATWCAGSGRQRLAYYAFKCTAASSGNDQLPDLRASSRSHFIATTVELLTTGVDVPCVRNIVFFKYLKSPISFYQMVGRGTRIDAPTGKLMFRVYDYTDATRLFGEDFLTKPPGSGGEGPGVDGPDPPPPSEPQITVEGFEVHVTDAGRFIVADVNGKAMPVPVEEYKARLAARLVQEVRTLEDFRGRWINPPSRQELVDTLVSSGYSPTVVRMVDDRQDYDLYDVLAELGWGMSPRTRRDRSLAFTYKHEEWINALPGRAPATVRAIASQFERGGTEGLENPQIFQTPEVKSAGGLAALQMAGNPRDLLVETKTRMFAA from the coding sequence ATGCTGAACGAAGCCGACACCAGAGCCAAGCTCATCGATCCGGCCATCCACAATTGCGGCTGGACCGAAGACCTTATCCGCCGGGAAGAAACCGCCGGCACTGTCGAGATCATCAACGGCAAGGCCCGGCGACGCTCGCGCGGCAAGGTCGACTACGTGCTTCGGGTCAAGGTCAGTGTCGACACCCAGCCCGTCGCCCTGGCCCTCATTGAGGCAAAAAAGGATACTCTCCACCCGGGCCATGGTCTAGAGCAGGCCAAGGGGTACGCTGAGTGCAAACGGCTTAACGTTCGCTTTGTCTTCTCGTCTAACGGCCATCAGTTCGTCGAGTTCGATTCGTTTACCGGGCTGACTTCTCGGCCCACACCCATGGGAGACTTCCCCTCGCCCGCCAATCTCCGCGCTCGCTACGAGAAGGGCATGGGCTTTTCGCTTGAAGCGCCGGCCGCGCGGCCGCTCTTGCAGTCCTATCCCGGCGGTGAAGGGGCACGTCGCTACTACCAAGACGCCGCGATTCGCGCCGTGATGGAGAAGGTTGCCGCGTGCGAGGCAAGTGGACAGCCGAAGCGCGCGCTGCTGTCGCTGGCGACCGGGTCCGGCAAGACCTTCATCGCTGTCAACCTGCTCAAGCGCATCTCCGACGCCGGGCAGCTCACGCGGGCGCTGTTCGTCTGCGATCGCGATGAGTTGCGCAAGCAGGCGGTCGGCGCCTTTCAGAATGTCTTCGGCGCTGACGCCGCCGAGGTCTACCGCAAGCCGGACGGGACGAACAACGCCAAGAATGCCCGCATCCACGTCGCCACGTACCAGACTCTCGGCGTGGCGACCGAAGACGGGGACGCGAGCTTCCTGACGACCTACTACCCCGAGAACTACTTCACCCATGTCGTCATCGACGAGTGCCACCGGTCGGCGTGGGGCAAGTGGTCGCAGGTGCTCACGCGCAACCGCAACGCGGTGCAGGTCGGCCTCACCGCAACCCCGAGGCAGCTTGCAGAGACCCTCAAGCGCCAGGTGCAGGCAGTCAACAAGGACCCCTTGCCGCACCTGCAACGGGCCGCGGAGGGGACCGAGAACCTCGAGAAGGCCAGGAGTGCCGATCAGTCCGTCGGTTATGAGGTCACCCGGGATGTTCTGGCCGACGCCGAGATCACCGCCAACAACCTGGCTTACTTCGGCGAGCCGGTCTACGAATACGACATCGCCCAGGCCATCGAAGACGGCTATCTTGCCGCCTGCGAAATCCAGAAGGGGCGGGTGAATCTTGACGACACCGGCATCACGCAAGCGGAGATCATCGCCCGCAACCCTGTCGACGCCATCACCGGGCAGCCCGTCACCCCCGCCCAGATCGACGCGATCTACCAGAAGACCGAGTATGAGGACCGCGTCCTTCTGCCCGACCGCGTCCTGGCCATGTGTCAGGACCTGTTCGACTACCTGCTGGAGACGGGAGGCCCCGAACAGAAGACGATCGTCTTCTGCGCCCGCGATCGCCACGCCGACGACGTGGCGGCCTGCCTGAACAACCTCTACGCGACCTGGTGCGCGGGGAGCGGGAGGCAGAGGCTGGCCTACTACGCCTTCAAGTGCACCGCCGCCAGCAGCGGCAACGACCAGCTCCCGGACCTGCGGGCCTCCTCCCGCAGCCACTTCATCGCGACCACGGTCGAGCTGCTGACCACGGGTGTGGACGTCCCCTGCGTGCGGAACATCGTCTTCTTCAAGTACCTCAAGTCGCCGATCAGCTTCTACCAGATGGTCGGGCGGGGCACCCGCATCGACGCGCCCACCGGCAAGCTGATGTTCCGCGTCTACGACTACACCGACGCCACACGGCTCTTCGGCGAGGACTTTCTCACCAAGCCGCCGGGCTCGGGCGGGGAGGGGCCTGGGGTCGACGGCCCCGATCCGCCCCCACCGTCGGAGCCGCAGATCACGGTCGAGGGTTTCGAAGTCCACGTCACCGACGCCGGGCGCTTCATCGTCGCCGATGTCAACGGCAAGGCGATGCCGGTGCCCGTCGAGGAGTACAAGGCGCGCCTGGCGGCCCGGCTCGTGCAGGAGGTTCGCACGCTCGAAGACTTCCGTGGTCGATGGATCAACCCGCCATCGCGCCAGGAACTCGTCGACACCCTCGTGAGTTCCGGGTACTCGCCGACCGTCGTGCGCATGGTGGACGACCGGCAGGACTACGACCTGTACGACGTGCTGGCCGAGCTTGGCTGGGGGATGAGCCCACGCACCCGCCGCGACCGCTCGCTGGCCTTCACCTACAAGCACGAGGAGTGGATCAACGCGCTGCCCGGCAGGGCCCCGGCCACCGTGCGCGCTATCGCCAGCCAGTTCGAGCGCGGCGGCACCGAGGGCCTGGAGAACCCGCAGATCTTCCAGACGCCCGAGGTCAAGTCGGCCGGCGGCCTCGCGGCGTTGCAGATGGCGGGCAATCCCCGCGACCTGCTTGTTGAGACGAAGACGAGGATGTTCGCAGCATGA
- a CDS encoding NADH-quinone oxidoreductase subunit NuoF: MPAQRKTVAVCACTGCTKRGSSEVREALEREVVAHGLSDHVEIQAGDCDGLCGIGPVVRVAADGVLYRAVKPADAAKIVAEHIAGGSPVERLRYQGPGAAESVVPESGHPFFKDQLFWVMRNKGLIDPESIDEYIARDGYFGLAKALTELTPERIVEEVLTSGLRGRGGGGFPTGLKWKFAAGSKGDVKYVLCNADEGDPGAFMDRSVLEADPHSVIEGMAIAARCIGAKKGYIYCRTEYPLAIHRLNVAIAAAREYGLLGTDILGTGFDFDLEIYEGAGAFVCGEETALMASIEGRRGMPRPRPPFPAHQGLWKKPSILNNVETFANIPQIILNGGAWYAAVGTEKSKGTKVVALSGKVKNIGLVEVAMGTTIRSIVYDIGGGVPNRKKFKAVQLGGPSGGCVPESHLDTLVDYEEIAKVGAIMGSGGMIVMDETTCMVDMARYFMDFIQDESCGKCTPCREGTRRMLEILQGICAGKGQEGDIEKLEALSEVIRESSLCGLGQTGPNPVLSTLRYFRDEYEAHIKEKRCPAKRCTALLKFWVDPEKCKKCGLCFKACPQGAITWEKKQPAVIDTAKCVQCMSCFEACPSSSIF, translated from the coding sequence ATTCCCGCGCAGAGGAAGACCGTCGCCGTGTGCGCCTGCACCGGCTGCACGAAGCGCGGCTCCTCCGAGGTGCGCGAGGCGCTTGAGCGCGAGGTCGTCGCCCACGGCCTGTCCGACCACGTCGAGATCCAGGCCGGCGACTGCGACGGCCTCTGCGGCATCGGGCCGGTGGTGCGCGTCGCCGCCGACGGCGTCCTCTACCGGGCGGTCAAGCCGGCGGACGCGGCGAAGATCGTCGCAGAGCACATCGCCGGCGGCTCGCCGGTCGAGCGCCTGCGCTACCAGGGCCCCGGCGCAGCCGAGTCGGTGGTGCCCGAGTCCGGCCACCCGTTCTTCAAGGACCAGCTCTTCTGGGTCATGCGCAACAAGGGGCTCATCGACCCGGAGTCGATCGACGAGTACATCGCGCGCGACGGCTACTTCGGCCTCGCCAAGGCGCTCACCGAGCTGACACCGGAGCGGATCGTCGAGGAAGTGCTGACCTCGGGGCTGCGCGGGCGCGGCGGCGGCGGCTTCCCCACGGGGCTGAAGTGGAAGTTCGCCGCCGGCAGCAAGGGCGACGTCAAGTACGTGCTCTGCAACGCCGACGAGGGCGACCCGGGCGCGTTCATGGACCGCTCCGTGCTCGAGGCCGACCCGCACTCGGTGATCGAGGGGATGGCGATCGCCGCGCGCTGCATCGGCGCGAAGAAGGGGTACATCTACTGCCGCACCGAGTACCCGCTGGCGATCCACCGGCTGAACGTCGCCATCGCGGCGGCCCGCGAGTACGGCCTGCTCGGCACGGACATCCTCGGCACCGGCTTCGACTTCGACCTGGAGATCTACGAGGGCGCCGGCGCCTTCGTCTGCGGCGAGGAGACGGCGCTCATGGCCTCCATCGAGGGGCGCCGCGGCATGCCGCGCCCGCGCCCGCCGTTCCCGGCGCACCAGGGGCTCTGGAAGAAGCCGAGCATCCTCAACAACGTCGAGACCTTCGCCAACATCCCCCAGATCATCCTCAACGGCGGGGCCTGGTACGCGGCCGTCGGCACCGAGAAGAGCAAGGGGACGAAGGTCGTCGCGCTCTCGGGCAAGGTCAAGAACATCGGCCTCGTCGAGGTCGCGATGGGGACGACGATCCGCTCGATCGTCTACGACATCGGCGGCGGCGTCCCGAACCGCAAGAAGTTCAAGGCCGTGCAGCTCGGCGGCCCCTCGGGCGGCTGCGTGCCGGAGTCGCATCTGGACACCCTCGTCGACTACGAGGAGATCGCCAAGGTCGGTGCGATCATGGGTTCCGGCGGCATGATCGTCATGGACGAGACGACCTGCATGGTCGACATGGCGCGCTACTTCATGGACTTCATCCAGGACGAGTCCTGCGGCAAGTGCACGCCGTGTCGCGAGGGGACGCGCCGGATGCTCGAGATCCTCCAGGGGATCTGCGCTGGCAAGGGGCAGGAGGGCGACATCGAGAAGCTCGAGGCGCTCTCGGAGGTCATCCGCGAGTCATCGCTCTGCGGCCTCGGCCAGACCGGCCCGAACCCGGTGCTCTCGACGCTGCGCTACTTCCGCGACGAGTACGAGGCGCACATCAAGGAGAAGCGCTGCCCGGCCAAGCGCTGCACGGCGCTGCTCAAGTTCTGGGTCGACCCCGAGAAGTGCAAGAAGTGCGGCCTCTGCTTCAAGGCCTGCCCGCAGGGGGCGATCACCTGGGAGAAGAAGCAGCCGGCGGTCATCGACACGGCCAAGTGCGTCCAGTGCATGTCGTGCTTCGAGGCCTGTCCGTCGTCGTCGATCTTCTAG